The sequence TCCGCGGCCGGGTGCTGCGGGAGACCGGTGGGGCGGCGGCCGTGCTCGGCTTCCAGCCCTCGGTGCACTTCACGGGGGCGGTGGACGCGCTCGTGCGCGAACCGGCGGACCAGGAACTGCTGACCGCCCTGCGCGGTGCGCTGGCCGCCGCGCACCGCAGGGCCGGGGTGTCGGCCATCGAGGTGGAGGTGGACGCGACGGCCCGGCTGCCCGACGGGCGGAGCGCGGTACGGCTGGTCGTCGCGGACGACGGGCGCGACGAGGACGGCAACCGGTCGACGACGGTGACCTGGCAGGCGCCGCTCTGAGACCCGGCGGTGCGGGGGCGGGCGCTGGTGCGGCTGTGCGGGCCGGGTGCCGGGACCGCTGCCGAGCCGGGGCCGCTCCCGCACCTCCCGGACGACCGGGGGCCGGGACGACGGACACGGACAGCGGGGCCGGCTAGTGGGACGGTGCCGCTCTCAGCGCGATCCTGGTGTTGGAGTGCGCCACACCCGCGTCCCGTTTGAGCCGTCGCAGCAGTGTGTCCAGGGAGCCGGGGTCGGCGGCCGTGGCGCGTACGAGGTAGTCGTGCCCGCCCGTCACATGCACCACCTCGGTGATGCCGGGCAGCATCAGCACGGAGCGCTCGAACTCCTCGTTCGTCGTGTCGAGGCGCAGGCTCACGTCGATGAAGACGACCAGGCCGGAGCGGGTGTCGGCGGCCGGGTCGACGATGACGGTGAAGCCGCGGATGACTCCGTCGCGGCGCATACGGCGCACCCGGTCGCCCGCGGCGTTGGCGCTGAGCCCGACGCGTACGCCCAGATCCCGGTACGAGATCCGCGCGTCTTCCTGGAGAATGCCGAGGATTTCCCTGTCCAGCCGGTCCATGCCGCGATTCTCGCAGCCCGCGCCGATCGGCGACGGGGCTCGTGGAGCCCGCGGGGCCCTCGGTGCCGGTGGGAGCGGGGGCGGGCACGGGTCCGGAGCGGCGGCGGTCGTGGGGCCATTGGGGTGTCCGGTGCGGGGTGCGCCCCGCATGGAGCAACCCAGCGGGCCCGACGCTCCCCCACGTCCTTGACTTGACCCGTGGATACAGCCGTCAAGCAGTCCCCCGCACCGGCCGGCCGGCAGTCCTCGGC is a genomic window of Streptomyces sp. NBC_01237 containing:
- a CDS encoding Lrp/AsnC family transcriptional regulator; its protein translation is MDRLDREILGILQEDARISYRDLGVRVGLSANAAGDRVRRMRRDGVIRGFTVIVDPAADTRSGLVVFIDVSLRLDTTNEEFERSVLMLPGITEVVHVTGGHDYLVRATAADPGSLDTLLRRLKRDAGVAHSNTRIALRAAPSH